The window GGCCTCCGAGGAGGCGTCCACCAACGTGCAGGCGGTGGCGTCCGCGACCGAGGAGCTGTCGTCCTCTATCACCGAGATCAGCAGGCAGGTGCAGGAATCGGCCCGCGTGGCCAACGAAGCTGTCGGCCAGGCGCGTGTCACCACCGAGCGTGTCAGCGAATTGTCCGAAGCGGCGACGCGGATCGGCGACGTGGTCGAGCTGATCAACACCATCGCGGGTCAGACCAATCTCCTGGCGCTCAACGCGACCATCGAGGCCGCGCGCGCCGGCGAAGCCGGTCGCGGCTTTGCGGTCGTCGCTTCCGAGGTCAAGGCACTCGCCGAACAGACCGCGAAGGCCACCGGCGAGATCGGGCAGCAGATCGCCAGCATCCAGACCGCGACCGAGCATTCGGTCGGCGCAATCAAGGACATCAGCGGCACTATCATGAAGCTCTCGGAGATTTCCTCCACCATCGCGGCTGCCGTGGAAGAGCAGGGCGCGGCGACACAGGAAATCTCCCGCAACGTGCAGCAGGCGGCGGAAGGCACCCATCAGGTCTCGTCCAACATCACCGATGTGCAGCGCGGGGCGAGCGAGACCGGCTCGGCGTCGTCGCAGGTGCTGGCGGCGGCCCAGTCGCTCTCCGGAAACAGCAACCGCCTTAAGCTCGAGGTCGGCAACTTCCTCGATACCGTGCGCGCAGCGTGACGGGCGCATATCATGAGAGAACTGCAACCGCCGCGCGTAGAAGCGCGGCGTTTGCGCGCGTGCGTATCGCGGCGCCGCGACGAAGACCGCGCAGGGTTAACCTTCCGGAAAACCGATGCAGTCATGATCCCCGCAATATTCCGGGCGCTGAGTCGCCCTCCTGTATTGCGTATCGACGTATTGGAGCACACTCATGAGCGGCCTTTCCATCCGTCTCACTCACAAGGTCATGGCGATCGGACTTTTCGGTCTCGTCGGTCTCACCGCCTTCGGCGCCATCTACCAGATCGGCAGCCTCTCCCAGGATGCCTCGCGGGCCGTCGCCAACCGCGCTCGTGCGATCGCTGATCTGAACAAGCAGCTCTCGATCGAGATGCTGGAGGCCCGCCGCAACGAGAAGAACTTTCAGCAGCGCCGCAACGAGAGCTACGCCAAGGCCCATGCCGAATTGATGGGGCCGATCAATCGCGACTTCGACGAGGTCGAGCGGCTGATGTCGGCCGGCGGCATGAGCGCGCTGTCCGACCGGATGAAGCAGGCCCAGGACGGCTTCAAGCGATACGCCTCGGACTTCGGCAAATTGGTTACCGCGGAATCCCGGCTCGGCCTGAACGAGACGCTGGGCCTGTCCGGCTCGCTCCGCGCCGCGGTGCACGACATCGAAGCCAAGCTCAAGGAGATCGACGATCCCAGGACCACGAGCTGGATGCTGATGATGCGCCGGCATGAGAAGGACTTCATGCTGCGGCGCGACCCAAAATACATCGCCGAGATGAAGAAGGCCGCAGTCGAATTCTCCAAGGCGATAGAGGTCGTCGCGGTCCCTACGGCGGTGATGAACGACATCACGGCCAAGCTGCAGAAATACCAGTCCGAGTTCACGGCGTGGGCCGACACTGCACAGCAGAGCGCAAACCTTGACGCCAGCATGATGAAGACTTTCCGCGAGCTCGAGCCGGGTATGGTCGAGGTGCGCAATACAGTCGAAAGCTTGTACAAGCAGGCCGACGTTGCGGAAGCTGCGACCCGCGATGCCGTGCGCATGTGGATGATGGTCGCCTTCGGCGTTACCGTCGTCGTGCTCGCCGCGGTCGGGTTCCTTCTGGGGCGTTCGATCTCGAAGTCGCTTGCCGGCATGGTCGGTGCGATGACGCGGCTTGCGCGCGGCGAGCTTTCGATTTCCGTCCCCGGCGTCGGGCGCAGGGACGAGATCGGCGAGATGGCCAGTGCCGTCGAGGTGTTCAGGACCAACATGGCGGAGGCCGAGCGGCTGCGCATCGAGCAGATCGAAGCTGAGGCGCGCGGGCGCCAGCAGCGTAAGGCCGACATGCACCGGCTTGCCGATAACTTCGAGGGCGCGGTCGGCGAGATCATCGATACTGTGTCGTCGGCTGCAACCGAGCTCGAGGCCTCCTCGAACACGCTGACGCAGGCCGCCGAGCGCGGCAACGGACTTGCCACCGTCGTGGCGGCCGCCTCCGAAGAGGCCTCCGCGAACGTGCAGTCGGTATCTTCAGCGAGCGAGGAAATGACCTCCTCAATCTCCGAAATCAGCCGCCAGGTGCAGGAATCGGCGCGTGTCGCTGATGTCGCGGTCGGGCAGGCCCAGCGCACCAATGCGCGCGTCGCCGAGCTGACCAAGGCCGCCTCCCGCATCGGCGACGTGGTCGAGCTGATCAACACCATCGCCAGCCAGACCAATCTGCTGGCGCTCAACGCGACGA of the Bradyrhizobium sp. WSM1417 genome contains:
- a CDS encoding methyl-accepting chemotaxis protein; the encoded protein is MSGLSIRLTHKVMAIGLFGLVGLTAFGAIYQIGSLSQDASRAVANRARAIADLNKQLSIEMLEARRNEKNFQQRRNESYAKAHAELMGPINRDFDEVERLMSAGGMSALSDRMKQAQDGFKRYASDFGKLVTAESRLGLNETLGLSGSLRAAVHDIEAKLKEIDDPRTTSWMLMMRRHEKDFMLRRDPKYIAEMKKAAVEFSKAIEVVAVPTAVMNDITAKLQKYQSEFTAWADTAQQSANLDASMMKTFRELEPGMVEVRNTVESLYKQADVAEAATRDAVRMWMMVAFGVTVVVLAAVGFLLGRSISKSLAGMVGAMTRLARGELSISVPGVGRRDEIGEMASAVEVFRTNMAEAERLRIEQIEAEARGRQQRKADMHRLADNFEGAVGEIIDTVSSAATELEASSNTLTQAAERGNGLATVVAAASEEASANVQSVSSASEEMTSSISEISRQVQESARVADVAVGQAQRTNARVAELTKAASRIGDVVELINTIASQTNLLALNATIEAARAGEAGKGFAVVATEVKALAEQTAKATGEISQHIGAIQTATQDSVGAIKEIGDTIARMSEISSTIAAAVEEQGAATQEISRNIQHAANGTSEVSANIGDVQRGAGETGAASAQVHSAAQSLSQESNRLKSEVARFLESVRAA